In one window of Bacillota bacterium DNA:
- a CDS encoding ATP-binding protein: MYADSLQHIKEELKHLDLRILLLLGQQSRPSGSQADRLRGLVISDEEAYRLIKTDIFSPAPGSSDKKTLHEMLAQVKKEIQEKRAESRKKGVFLPLEYLSAAFSLTPLEEQCLVVCLAAELDMKYQKLYGFLHDDMTRKRPTVDLVLNLLCETTEEKLLARRCFSPDGILMKYFLTRHDGAGSGMLSKELCLGEDVVSFLLGSSGLTGAVSNFAELEYPYEELGPLLWGQGIQDNIKKVVQSVNRGEYGKKQSIVFYLYGPKGAGKKLQARHFSKYLNQTLLLVDLRRVLEKGQDHGELLETLGRDAVFQGAVPAFFNFQALLTDHITCSQIREDLFRFIKTFTGVFFLLADRPWKPEDITEDYHFVDIELNVPPDAERKRLWEVLAGEGGLEANIDWGDLAAKFRFTPGQIKNAVVTANNMLHRDGRESDNVSEIIHKACYAQVSHNLEQMATLIRPVYSLDDVILPDEQKKHLKNACNQVKYRHIVYGQWGFDRKLAYGKGLSILFFGPSGTGKTMSAQAVAKELHMELYKINLARTVSKYIGETEKNLQQVFDEAQRSNAILFFDETDALLGKRSEVKDSRDRYSNIEVAFLLQKIEEFEGITMLATNLIQNIDEAFMRRINFIIKYPFPDARHREKIWRSVFPAEAPVSQDLDFEFLAEKLEITGGGIKNVAVSAAFLAAGEASPITMEQVIQAAKYELGKTGKILLSDDLGEYNYLINK, encoded by the coding sequence ATGTACGCCGACAGTTTGCAGCATATAAAAGAAGAGCTAAAGCACCTTGACCTGAGAATTCTCCTTCTGCTTGGGCAGCAGTCTCGCCCGTCAGGAAGCCAGGCTGATAGGCTGAGAGGCTTGGTTATATCGGATGAAGAGGCTTACAGGCTGATAAAAACAGACATTTTTTCCCCCGCTCCGGGCAGTTCTGACAAAAAAACTTTGCACGAGATGCTGGCGCAGGTTAAGAAAGAGATACAAGAAAAAAGGGCTGAAAGTCGAAAAAAGGGAGTTTTCTTACCCCTGGAATATTTGTCTGCAGCCTTTAGCCTGACACCACTGGAAGAACAGTGCCTTGTTGTTTGCCTGGCGGCGGAATTAGACATGAAATACCAAAAGTTATATGGATTTTTGCATGATGATATGACACGCAAAAGACCTACTGTGGATTTGGTATTGAACTTGCTATGCGAAACAACAGAAGAAAAGCTGCTGGCCCGCCGCTGTTTCTCGCCGGATGGGATACTAATGAAGTATTTTTTAACTCGCCATGACGGTGCAGGTTCCGGAATGCTGTCCAAAGAGTTATGCCTGGGTGAGGACGTAGTCAGCTTTCTATTGGGAAGCAGCGGCTTAACGGGCGCTGTAAGTAACTTTGCCGAACTGGAGTATCCTTACGAGGAATTAGGACCGCTGTTGTGGGGGCAAGGCATACAGGATAACATAAAAAAAGTTGTACAGTCAGTAAATAGAGGAGAGTATGGGAAGAAGCAATCCATTGTATTTTACCTGTACGGCCCCAAAGGAGCCGGTAAAAAGCTTCAGGCCAGGCATTTTAGTAAATACCTGAACCAAACCTTGTTGTTGGTGGATTTGCGCCGGGTTCTGGAAAAAGGGCAGGATCACGGTGAACTGTTGGAAACACTAGGGCGGGATGCTGTTTTTCAGGGTGCCGTCCCCGCTTTCTTTAATTTTCAGGCCTTGCTTACAGACCATATTACATGCAGCCAAATACGCGAGGACCTATTTCGTTTCATAAAAACTTTTACCGGGGTATTTTTTCTGCTGGCCGATCGTCCCTGGAAACCTGAAGATATTACGGAGGACTACCACTTTGTAGATATCGAATTAAATGTTCCGCCTGATGCTGAACGGAAAAGATTATGGGAAGTATTGGCCGGCGAGGGCGGCCTTGAAGCGAATATTGACTGGGGGGATTTGGCGGCTAAGTTCCGTTTTACCCCCGGGCAGATAAAAAATGCTGTTGTAACCGCTAACAATATGCTCCATCGGGACGGCCGGGAATCCGATAATGTGTCTGAAATAATTCATAAGGCCTGCTATGCTCAAGTGAGTCATAATCTTGAGCAAATGGCCACTCTTATCCGCCCGGTTTACTCATTGGATGATGTTATCTTGCCTGATGAACAAAAAAAACACCTGAAAAATGCCTGTAACCAGGTGAAATACCGCCATATTGTTTACGGTCAGTGGGGTTTTGACCGTAAACTGGCTTACGGGAAGGGTTTAAGCATACTTTTTTTCGGGCCTTCCGGCACCGGAAAAACAATGTCGGCACAGGCAGTGGCAAAAGAGCTGCATATGGAATTGTATAAAATTAATTTAGCCAGGACAGTGAGTAAATATATTGGGGAAACAGAAAAAAATTTACAGCAGGTTTTTGATGAGGCCCAACGGAGCAATGCTATCTTGTTTTTTGACGAAACAGATGCTTTGCTTGGCAAGCGTTCCGAAGTGAAGGATTCCCGTGACCGCTATTCTAATATTGAGGTTGCCTTTTTATTGCAAAAAATTGAAGAATTTGAGGGAATTACGATGCTTGCAACCAATCTTATACAAAATATAGATGAAGCCTTTATGCGGCGTATTAACTTCATTATTAAGTATCCATTTCCTGATGCCCGCCACAGGGAAAAAATCTGGAGGTCTGTTTTTCCGGCAGAAGCCCCTGTCAGCCAGGATCTGGACTTTGAGTTCCTGGCTGAAAAGTTGGAAATAACGGGGGGCGGTATCAAAAATGTAGCGGTTTCAGCTGCTTTTTTAGCGGCCGGGGAGGCCTCACCTATAACTATGGAGCAGGTCATTCAGGCAGCGAAATATGAATTGGGTAAGACCGGAAAAATTCTGTTGAGTGATGATTTAGGCGAGTATAATTACTTAATAAACAAATAA
- a CDS encoding DUF4255 domain-containing protein: MGSYTVIADVGKTLQKLLRDNMTPEPIAEQEMIGLCSPADKPEYRLALYLYRIEEAAEFRSTEMRNTGAGDLQYPPQNLYLYYLLTAYSTAELKSRSVDEHRILGRAMQVLYDNPILRGSLLGGTLAQKDEELRIVSHKMSMDELNKIWNFAGVSYRLSVGYKVGPVAIDSTRTKKTRRVMETEISVRGKKRNG; encoded by the coding sequence ATAGGAAGTTATACGGTTATTGCGGATGTAGGGAAAACACTACAAAAACTTTTGCGGGATAACATGACACCGGAGCCCATTGCTGAACAAGAAATGATTGGCTTATGCTCTCCCGCTGACAAACCGGAATATCGCTTAGCCCTTTATCTTTATCGTATTGAGGAGGCTGCAGAATTCCGTAGTACAGAAATGCGAAATACCGGTGCAGGAGACCTTCAATACCCGCCGCAAAACCTGTATTTATACTACTTGCTCACGGCCTATTCCACAGCTGAACTTAAGTCTCGATCAGTGGACGAACACAGGATTTTGGGCCGGGCTATGCAGGTTTTGTATGACAATCCAATTTTGCGCGGATCACTGCTTGGGGGAACACTGGCCCAGAAGGATGAAGAGTTGCGAATAGTTTCGCACAAAATGTCCATGGATGAGTTGAATAAAATCTGGAATTTTGCCGGGGTGTCCTATAGACTTTCCGTAGGGTATAAGGTGGGGCCGGTTGCTATTGATTCGACCCGCACCAAGAAGACCAGGAGAGTCATGGAAACTGAAATTAGTGTTCGAGGTAAGAAGCGGAATGGATAA
- a CDS encoding phage tail assembly protein produces MAFQTEYQFELPRGYVDEHGDLHKKGVMRLATAADEIKPVRDPRVQQNPSYLTVILLARVITKLGSLRVVDNKTIESLFTADFNFLQNFYQEINEAENPSVTAVCPECNHSFEAEINFTGEAEE; encoded by the coding sequence ATGGCTTTTCAGACAGAATATCAATTTGAGCTTCCCAGAGGGTACGTGGATGAGCACGGGGATCTTCATAAGAAAGGGGTTATGCGTCTGGCGACGGCGGCAGACGAGATCAAGCCCGTGCGGGATCCCCGTGTACAGCAAAATCCGAGCTATCTTACGGTTATTCTTCTGGCCAGGGTAATCACAAAGCTTGGTAGTTTAAGGGTGGTAGATAACAAAACAATCGAATCACTCTTCACTGCAGATTTTAATTTCCTGCAGAATTTCTATCAAGAAATAAATGAGGCGGAAAACCCGTCTGTGACTGCAGTTTGTCCGGAGTGCAATCACAGTTTTGAGGCGGAAATAAATTTTACGGGAGAGGCGGAGGAATAA
- a CDS encoding putative baseplate assembly protein, translating into MLPLPDLDDRTFEQMVDEARKMIPGLSPDWTDENYHDPGITFIELFAWLADMQQYYMNRIPDKNKKKFLKLLGMSFRDASPARADVTLGGVPRVCRLPAGTPLKAGRQPFETEESIVLLPLRPEKIIVMTDGKTSDFTSSNDQRGIFYYAFGREVRAGNRLYIGFDGPIPPNLDIGLTIQLFEDYPVLAEDGMADRMMIIPSGEVSWRYYGKHPSGGTPGWFPLPVTRDDTVHMCRSGRVYFKLPGAMEPMHIHPAGEKGRYWICCTVERGGYETPPRIDKIAVNTGTAVQYKTWSRVFSFSGNGMPGQVFELENYLSFTGAIHVQVRDEGGNWHPWLVEEDLSSRPGEAACVIRRDEHKISTILTFGDGKQGLIPPAGEDNIRLIAVEDTFKDERFLGMSTGLPHQVFPLPRGSVMPDGLLLQVGTRREAVGDYVWHDWEMVDDFDSSGPADRHYVLNRDTGEILFGDNEKGAIPSPSEDNNICIVSYRTGGGELGNVKEEEINQIDGAAVTMKGLSVSNWLPAGGGRERETLKDVDQKVHTELNRQHRAVTSGDYENIARATPGLRVARVRAIPLYDPGLQGYPKNTAPAQMTVVVVPYSEAKRPVPSPGFLQTVRLYLNRFRLVTTEMHVIPPEYVKIMVHAVVVVSPYSNVKVTRVTAFLEKILNPLGGTGGYDGWPFGRTVYKGDIFAAINNIDGVDYVKELWLHAEGAGARKDSSGGIQIPPHGLVYSGEHEIEIVSRDNL; encoded by the coding sequence ATGCTACCTTTACCGGATCTCGACGACAGGACATTCGAACAAATGGTGGACGAGGCCAGAAAAATGATTCCCGGCTTATCCCCGGATTGGACTGATGAGAATTACCATGACCCCGGTATTACATTCATTGAACTATTTGCCTGGCTGGCAGATATGCAGCAGTATTATATGAACCGGATACCGGATAAAAATAAGAAAAAGTTTTTAAAATTACTTGGGATGTCCTTCCGGGACGCTTCCCCGGCCAGGGCTGATGTCACCCTGGGCGGGGTTCCCCGTGTTTGTCGCCTGCCCGCAGGTACTCCTTTAAAGGCCGGGAGACAGCCTTTTGAAACCGAAGAGTCTATTGTGCTGCTTCCTTTGCGGCCGGAGAAAATCATTGTAATGACAGATGGTAAAACCTCTGATTTCACTTCATCCAATGATCAGCGTGGTATTTTTTATTATGCATTTGGACGGGAAGTAAGGGCCGGCAACCGTTTGTATATTGGTTTTGACGGGCCAATTCCTCCGAACCTGGACATTGGTCTGACCATACAGCTATTCGAAGATTATCCCGTGTTAGCAGAAGACGGCATGGCGGATCGGATGATGATCATACCTTCCGGGGAAGTCTCCTGGAGGTATTATGGGAAACACCCGTCCGGTGGTACACCCGGTTGGTTTCCGCTGCCGGTAACCAGAGATGATACCGTGCATATGTGCCGGAGCGGTAGGGTTTATTTTAAACTTCCCGGGGCCATGGAACCAATGCATATTCACCCAGCCGGGGAAAAAGGGCGTTACTGGATTTGCTGTACAGTGGAACGGGGAGGATACGAGACCCCTCCCCGGATAGACAAGATTGCCGTAAATACCGGCACAGCCGTACAATATAAGACGTGGAGCAGGGTATTCTCTTTTTCCGGCAACGGGATGCCGGGGCAGGTTTTTGAGTTGGAAAACTACCTGTCATTTACCGGTGCAATCCATGTGCAGGTACGTGATGAAGGTGGAAATTGGCATCCCTGGTTAGTTGAGGAAGATTTGTCCTCGCGGCCGGGTGAGGCTGCTTGTGTGATCAGAAGGGATGAACATAAAATCTCAACTATTCTCACTTTCGGAGACGGGAAGCAGGGGTTGATTCCCCCTGCGGGAGAAGATAATATCCGGTTAATTGCTGTTGAAGATACCTTTAAGGATGAAAGATTTCTGGGAATGAGTACCGGCTTGCCTCACCAGGTTTTTCCTCTTCCCCGGGGATCTGTTATGCCGGATGGCTTGCTGCTCCAGGTGGGGACAAGAAGAGAGGCCGTAGGGGACTATGTATGGCACGATTGGGAAATGGTGGATGATTTTGATTCCTCCGGTCCGGCAGACCGCCACTATGTTTTAAACCGGGATACCGGGGAAATATTGTTCGGGGATAATGAAAAGGGGGCTATTCCTTCTCCGTCCGAGGATAACAATATTTGTATTGTATCTTACCGAACCGGTGGTGGAGAGCTGGGAAACGTTAAAGAGGAAGAAATTAACCAGATAGATGGAGCGGCGGTCACCATGAAGGGACTGTCAGTTAGCAACTGGCTCCCTGCCGGGGGCGGCAGAGAAAGGGAAACACTTAAAGATGTTGACCAAAAGGTGCATACGGAATTAAACCGGCAGCACCGGGCCGTTACATCAGGGGATTATGAAAATATTGCCCGTGCTACTCCCGGACTGCGAGTGGCTCGAGTGAGGGCAATTCCCCTATATGATCCGGGGCTTCAGGGCTATCCAAAGAATACGGCACCGGCTCAGATGACGGTGGTGGTGGTACCTTACAGCGAAGCAAAAAGGCCCGTACCCAGCCCCGGGTTTTTGCAAACTGTACGCCTTTACTTAAACCGGTTCAGATTGGTTACCACAGAGATGCACGTCATTCCGCCGGAATACGTGAAAATAATGGTTCATGCCGTGGTAGTGGTGTCACCTTACAGTAATGTTAAGGTGACCAGGGTTACAGCATTTTTGGAAAAGATTTTGAACCCTCTCGGTGGTACTGGCGGCTATGATGGGTGGCCTTTCGGGCGTACTGTGTATAAGGGCGATATATTTGCCGCAATTAACAACATTGACGGCGTAGATTACGTAAAGGAGCTTTGGCTGCATGCGGAAGGGGCAGGTGCCAGGAAAGATTCCAGCGGTGGCATTCAAATACCACCGCACGGGTTGGTCTATTCGGGAGAGCATGAAATAGAAATTGTTAGCCGGGATAACCTGTAA
- a CDS encoding phage tail protein, which translates to MPGERVDPYRNFHFRVEIDDIDQGGFSEVSGIDASIDVIEYRNGNEVTTPRKLPGLTKYGNITLKWGVVEATDLWEWILDCVNGEIERKNIAIVALDESGDDAARWEVKSAWPTKYTAPDFNGTGSEVAIETLEIVHESLERTA; encoded by the coding sequence ATGCCGGGTGAACGTGTTGATCCATATAGGAATTTTCATTTTCGTGTAGAAATTGATGATATAGATCAGGGTGGATTTAGTGAGGTGTCGGGCATTGATGCATCAATCGATGTTATTGAATATCGCAATGGCAATGAGGTTACTACTCCGCGCAAATTGCCCGGACTGACCAAATACGGTAATATTACTTTGAAATGGGGGGTAGTAGAAGCCACGGATCTGTGGGAGTGGATCCTGGATTGCGTTAATGGAGAGATTGAACGTAAGAACATTGCCATTGTTGCTTTGGATGAAAGCGGAGATGATGCGGCCAGGTGGGAAGTAAAATCAGCTTGGCCTACAAAGTATACCGCCCCTGATTTTAACGGCACTGGCAGTGAAGTAGCCATTGAAACACTGGAAATAGTTCATGAAAGTTTGGAAAGAACGGCATAA
- a CDS encoding HAMP domain-containing protein: MRKFYIYLLVISIATVICGVFTWANKDAFLQFPWKKDFSFDYLSLATADANNYYLIDRSLKRLSKVNTAGELQYIIKATDSTSNLHLLNEVVADANGSFYVLNTYLDSRGFYVEGEEIAKYNAEGKVDKVMYRKDYGRINRPEWVGRVKSLKINNGFLYFFSVNDRDVSLKRVTLDGESAEDVFKFQLPHDTYLSEIAGTAAGSIFYTTKKGRIYWVDASGKSIQIFAGDNRSLPINLDVDSNNCLYFADMGNKKILYLNPDTEKVTASTVSTKDPAPKTILSANKLSQQGFDLPFSLINSVRVNQDGSMVIAASDHAISITPTGKVNSALGNATYPGHMLAYNWFVWLQPLLILVLLTLAMKIIYFNIMARSIPIVVKQIIVFVPLMVISMAIVSIISYNTLSDTIEKETFSKLKLLSHLGTQVIDGDRLEGINGPGDFMNSDYRSLQQEIDVMLKEKTWNSEAKYYTVVYKVDKDNLFVALTDDNSRSPYYPYEWDEAFTGVLDGKIITGQESDPDGSWMYAIGPVYNSAGEIVGEFETGIDQKGFNEQRRALLSKLGRSITIMALIVAAVFMAMSYFLLSGIRTLRKGVNNVARGNWDTKVSVRTKDEVADLCQSFNTMSEYILRYINKITLLNESYFRFVPQQFLKFLQKENITEVELGDQVKQEMVILISNIHSFDTISKEISPEESFKIINGFLNEVGPIIRENDGFINKYTGAGIIALFPGETRDALTAAIAMQRQVEHYNSERINSGYQPIEIGIAVHKGPVMLGIVGEEKRMEGTVISDNVNLTETLEKITHKFSASILLTEDVYMDIFNWESYRCRLLGSIEVENKALPVTVYDVFQGEPEHARKLKQETSDLFEDGVILYQDGRFYDARTKFVEVIRRNSRDEAAKLYFFLCDEYFKGGTPEHWSGTIGT; the protein is encoded by the coding sequence ATGAGAAAATTCTACATTTATCTTTTGGTTATTTCTATTGCTACCGTAATTTGTGGTGTATTTACCTGGGCCAATAAAGATGCTTTTTTGCAATTTCCATGGAAAAAGGACTTTTCCTTTGATTACTTGTCCCTTGCAACTGCCGATGCCAATAACTATTATCTAATTGACAGATCACTTAAAAGACTGTCAAAGGTTAATACAGCGGGAGAGTTGCAGTACATAATTAAAGCAACCGATTCCACAAGCAACTTACACCTGCTTAACGAGGTTGTAGCCGATGCCAATGGATCTTTCTATGTACTCAACACTTACCTGGATAGCAGAGGTTTTTACGTTGAAGGAGAGGAAATCGCGAAATACAATGCCGAAGGAAAAGTGGACAAGGTAATGTACCGCAAGGATTATGGCCGGATTAACAGGCCTGAATGGGTTGGGCGCGTAAAATCACTCAAAATAAATAACGGCTTTCTGTATTTTTTTTCAGTAAACGATAGGGACGTCTCGCTGAAGAGAGTAACACTTGACGGTGAATCTGCGGAAGATGTTTTTAAATTCCAACTGCCGCACGATACTTATTTGTCCGAAATTGCCGGAACGGCAGCGGGGTCAATTTTTTATACCACCAAGAAAGGCCGGATATATTGGGTAGACGCCTCCGGTAAATCCATTCAGATATTTGCCGGAGACAACAGGTCATTGCCCATAAACCTGGATGTTGATTCCAATAATTGCTTGTATTTTGCGGATATGGGAAATAAGAAAATTCTTTACCTAAACCCTGATACAGAAAAAGTCACTGCAAGTACAGTCTCAACCAAGGATCCTGCTCCGAAGACAATCCTTTCGGCAAACAAATTGTCCCAACAGGGTTTTGATTTGCCATTCAGCCTGATAAACAGTGTTCGTGTAAACCAGGACGGATCTATGGTCATTGCTGCATCCGACCACGCCATAAGCATAACTCCCACAGGAAAGGTTAATTCGGCTTTGGGAAATGCAACTTACCCTGGCCACATGCTTGCTTACAATTGGTTTGTTTGGCTACAACCACTTCTTATTCTTGTCCTGCTAACATTGGCCATGAAGATTATCTACTTTAATATCATGGCACGCAGCATTCCCATTGTAGTCAAGCAAATTATCGTTTTTGTACCGTTAATGGTTATTTCCATGGCAATAGTATCAATCATATCGTATAATACCCTTTCCGATACAATAGAAAAGGAAACCTTTAGCAAATTAAAACTATTGTCCCACCTTGGCACTCAAGTAATAGATGGCGACCGGTTAGAGGGGATTAACGGCCCCGGTGACTTCATGAACAGCGATTACAGATCCCTCCAGCAGGAAATTGATGTAATGTTAAAGGAAAAGACCTGGAACAGCGAGGCAAAATACTACACAGTGGTATATAAGGTGGACAAAGATAATCTTTTTGTAGCACTGACCGACGACAATAGCAGAAGCCCTTATTACCCTTACGAATGGGATGAGGCATTCACCGGCGTGCTTGACGGTAAAATTATCACTGGACAGGAAAGTGACCCGGATGGCAGTTGGATGTATGCCATCGGACCCGTCTATAATTCAGCCGGTGAAATTGTCGGGGAATTTGAAACCGGTATTGATCAAAAAGGATTTAATGAACAAAGGAGAGCCCTCCTTTCTAAACTTGGCAGAAGCATAACCATTATGGCACTTATAGTAGCTGCTGTTTTTATGGCTATGAGTTATTTTTTGCTCTCCGGTATTCGTACTTTACGCAAGGGCGTTAATAATGTAGCCAGAGGAAATTGGGATACAAAAGTAAGTGTAAGAACCAAAGATGAGGTAGCGGATCTTTGTCAGAGCTTCAACACTATGTCTGAATACATCCTACGGTATATCAATAAAATTACCCTGCTTAACGAATCTTATTTCCGCTTTGTTCCGCAGCAGTTTTTGAAATTTTTGCAGAAGGAAAACATTACGGAAGTAGAGTTAGGTGATCAGGTTAAACAAGAGATGGTTATCTTAATATCAAATATTCATTCATTTGATACCATTTCCAAAGAAATTTCGCCTGAAGAGAGCTTTAAAATCATAAATGGTTTCCTGAATGAAGTAGGCCCAATAATTCGCGAAAACGATGGCTTTATTAACAAGTACACCGGGGCAGGAATAATAGCTCTGTTTCCGGGAGAAACCAGGGATGCTCTAACTGCTGCCATTGCAATGCAGCGTCAAGTGGAGCATTATAACTCAGAACGTATAAATTCCGGCTACCAGCCTATCGAAATAGGGATTGCTGTTCATAAGGGACCGGTGATGCTAGGCATTGTAGGTGAAGAAAAGAGAATGGAAGGGACGGTTATTTCCGATAATGTAAACCTGACTGAAACCCTTGAAAAAATTACCCACAAGTTCAGCGCCTCTATCTTGCTTACAGAAGATGTATACATGGATATTTTTAACTGGGAGAGTTACAGATGCCGCCTTCTGGGTTCAATAGAAGTAGAAAATAAAGCCTTACCGGTAACGGTATATGATGTTTTCCAGGGAGAACCTGAACACGCAAGGAAGTTAAAGCAGGAAACTAGTGATTTATTTGAAGACGGAGTTATACTGTATCAGGACGGTCGTTTTTATGACGCCAGGACTAAATTTGTAGAAGTAATAAGGCGCAACAGTCGAGATGAAGCTGCCAAATTATATTTCTTCTTGTGCGATGAATATTTCAAAGGCGGTACTCCTGAACACTGGAGTGGTACAATAGGTACCTAA
- a CDS encoding phage tail protein produces the protein MAAQVATQVAAQRKGDPYAQVAAQVATEVAKRTATQKRKGDPYGAYRFRVEIRGIQVAGFSEIRGLEAETEVEEYREGGVNGYVHRFPGVTRYPPLVMKRGITGDYSLWEWYAGVNEGNISRKQGAVILLTRSQRALKEVCRWSFNGAYPVKWIGPEFSSSSNEVAVETLEIIHNGLKLVKKPD, from the coding sequence ATGGCAGCCCAGGTGGCAACCCAGGTGGCAGCCCAAAGAAAAGGGGATCCTTACGCTCAGGTGGCAGCTCAGGTGGCAACCGAGGTGGCAAAACGAACTGCAACCCAAAAGAGAAAAGGGGATCCTTACGGTGCTTATCGTTTTCGGGTAGAAATCCGTGGTATACAGGTTGCCGGTTTTTCAGAGATAAGGGGACTGGAAGCAGAAACTGAAGTGGAGGAGTACCGGGAAGGTGGTGTGAACGGTTACGTGCACCGTTTTCCCGGCGTAACCAGGTATCCACCGCTGGTAATGAAGCGAGGTATTACAGGTGACTATAGCCTGTGGGAATGGTATGCTGGTGTTAACGAGGGAAATATTAGCCGAAAGCAAGGGGCTGTTATTTTATTAACCCGATCTCAGAGAGCCCTTAAGGAGGTTTGCCGCTGGTCTTTTAATGGTGCTTACCCGGTTAAGTGGATTGGCCCGGAATTTAGTTCATCCAGCAATGAAGTGGCAGTGGAAACGCTGGAAATAATACATAACGGATTAAAGCTGGTGAAAAAACCTGACTAA
- a CDS encoding phage tail sheath family protein — MPEYLSPGVYVEEFESGGRPLAGASTSTAGFIGLAEKGPIEGLPELVTSFADFQRIFGGYLSKHQFGDYRFLTYAVEHFFINGGSRCYVMRVSPSDAQPAANYSEGNKDMLALGITAKNPGTWGDGVKILVTPSSKAKTQIVEVVGDEGSSVEYSVKSGAGFNPGDIVMFDDGAEKQYNKIVSVSDNVIKLSTHLSGDGHVVDNELVPVKVLSTCEFNMQVIYGEEVENFENVSLNPATPNYVEKVLSRSNLVDVKHNDSPKLISGEDGVGELVSPYEMVTGGKDAGDGFIISLAGGSDGSIAEVTEADFMGEDKGPGKRTGIQAFIDNDEVSIMAVPGITTPAVQLALVAHCENLGSRFAVLDVPQDKKKVADVEVHRNIFDTTYAAMYHPWLQVFDPMDKCNIFIPPSGSMVGIYSRTDQARGVHKAPANEVVRSCVGLDCQYNKGEQDILNPKGVNLIRFFTGQGIRVWGARTCSSNSLWKYINVRRLFIFLEESIKNGTNWVVFEPNDERLWARVHQTIDAFLTGVWQAGALMGSSASEAFFVSVDRSTMTQDDIDNGRLICVLGVAPVKPAEFVIFRITQKTGGQ, encoded by the coding sequence ATGCCAGAATATTTGTCACCGGGAGTATATGTGGAGGAATTTGAGAGCGGCGGTAGGCCGCTGGCAGGTGCGAGTACCAGTACTGCAGGATTTATCGGGCTGGCAGAAAAAGGTCCCATAGAGGGATTACCGGAATTGGTGACCAGTTTTGCTGACTTCCAGCGGATATTTGGTGGTTACCTTTCCAAGCATCAGTTCGGGGACTACCGTTTCCTGACCTATGCGGTGGAACATTTTTTTATCAACGGTGGATCACGCTGCTATGTGATGAGAGTTTCTCCCTCGGATGCCCAGCCCGCTGCAAACTACAGTGAAGGAAATAAGGACATGCTGGCTCTGGGTATTACTGCCAAAAATCCCGGCACATGGGGTGATGGGGTAAAGATTTTGGTTACTCCTTCCAGTAAGGCGAAGACACAGATAGTGGAGGTTGTCGGGGATGAAGGTTCGTCCGTGGAGTACTCGGTAAAAAGCGGTGCGGGGTTTAACCCGGGAGACATCGTCATGTTCGATGACGGAGCTGAAAAACAGTATAATAAGATAGTCTCGGTAAGTGATAATGTCATTAAACTGTCCACGCACCTATCGGGGGATGGGCATGTAGTGGATAATGAGCTGGTACCGGTAAAAGTTCTGTCCACTTGTGAATTTAATATGCAGGTCATTTATGGAGAAGAAGTTGAAAACTTTGAAAATGTATCACTTAACCCGGCTACTCCTAATTATGTAGAAAAAGTTCTGTCCCGTTCTAATTTGGTTGATGTTAAGCATAATGATTCTCCCAAGTTAATTAGTGGAGAAGACGGAGTGGGAGAGCTGGTTTCCCCTTATGAGATGGTCACGGGGGGGAAAGATGCCGGAGACGGGTTTATTATTTCTCTGGCCGGGGGCAGTGACGGTTCAATTGCAGAGGTAACCGAAGCCGACTTTATGGGTGAGGATAAGGGACCCGGAAAACGTACGGGTATTCAGGCATTTATTGATAACGACGAAGTAAGCATCATGGCTGTACCCGGTATTACCACACCGGCTGTACAACTGGCACTTGTTGCTCACTGTGAAAACCTGGGCAGCCGGTTTGCTGTACTGGATGTCCCCCAGGATAAGAAAAAAGTAGCGGATGTAGAGGTGCACCGTAACATTTTTGATACCACATATGCCGCTATGTATCACCCCTGGCTCCAGGTTTTCGATCCCATGGACAAATGCAACATTTTTATTCCGCCTTCGGGATCAATGGTGGGAATCTATTCAAGAACAGACCAGGCACGCGGAGTTCACAAAGCTCCGGCAAACGAGGTTGTCAGGTCATGTGTGGGCTTGGACTGTCAGTACAATAAAGGGGAACAGGATATACTCAACCCCAAGGGAGTCAATTTGATACGCTTTTTTACCGGTCAGGGCATCAGGGTTTGGGGAGCCAGAACATGCAGTTCCAATAGCCTGTGGAAGTATATCAATGTAAGAAGATTATTTATATTCCTGGAAGAGAGTATAAAGAATGGTACCAACTGGGTGGTGTTCGAGCCTAATGATGAAAGGCTGTGGGCCCGGGTACACCAAACCATAGACGCATTTTTAACAGGGGTATGGCAAGCCGGTGCCCTGATGGGCAGTTCTGCGAGCGAGGCTTTTTTCGTTAGCGTGGATCGTTCAACCATGACTCAGGATGACATTGATAACGGTCGTTTAATTTGTGTCCTCGGAGTGGCTCCTGTGAAACCGGCAGAATTTGTAATCTTTAGAATTACCCAAAAGACCGGCGGACAATAA